Below is a window of Arabidopsis thaliana chromosome 2, partial sequence DNA.
AATTTCAGATAGTTTCTGTGTCTGTTAATGCAAACATATAAAGTTGCTTGGGGTGTGTTAGGTAACTATTTTGCTCTCATGATAATTGCTTCTTATTTAGTTTACCTCCTCCCAAGCTTATGCATATGCAATGGATTAACTTATCATATTTAGGTTACGAACCAATGACTTCCTTCCAAAACAATAGCATTTCTCAATTTCCAAattcttcacaaaaaaaagaaaaaaaacgtattCAACTTGTGAAATAATTTCTAGTTTTCCATATCTACTTTACACTCAATGCTACTATattgttcctttttttcttttttttttccttttcacacAAGCATTAGTTGCACATGTGCGTGTTCAACCTCGAAACAAAGATCCTCAAACGCTTCCCTCGTCTCTCCAACATGAAGCTCATGGATGCTCGCTGGTTTCTCCCTGGGATTTGAAACTTACTAACTTTTCCTTTATTTCCCATGTCTGCTTTTGGTTCTTATAAACTATGACATTGCACTTTCAACATATGAGCATTTTCTTCTAGTCGCAGATGTTTGGAGAATTGTGTTGTACAGTATAAACATATGTTGTCAGAACAATTTGTAGATAGGGAAATAACTATACACGAAGCAGTGTTATTACATGACATATGATCTTACTTTTATACATGACTCTTTCGCAACAAAACTTGTCCAGTGGAAATTGGATCTTCTGAGGTATATAGCACCATGTACATGGTTCAAACAACTAATATTAAGCACTCGAAGTTGTGGCCTGTCACAAGTCTTCAAAATGATGATCCGTCTCATCGAATATCTCTTCCTACAGTCACattcacaaaacaaatgacaactgaattgaaataaaataataagcaAACGTTAAGAGAATTGAAGAggtaatatttgtttaagtACCTGTAAAAGTTCTTCAATGACATCTTCCATTGTAATGATACCAACAGCATCTTCCTCCTCATCTAGCTTTGGAAGTGGATGTTCGTTAAGTTGCAGAATATCAGCATCATTATCTTTGGACCACCTCTTGCTCCTCGACCCTAACGAATTTGCTCGGTTTGGAAAGCTCTTCCATTTCTGTAATGATCTCCTTCTCTTTAACTTCGTTTCCTGTGGGGATCTCTCATAATCCACATCCACTCTGACTTCATTTACAGTCTCTATTCAAAGTGGAAAGGAAATTATTAGTCTCTGTAAGAAATCTCCATCCCCATTGTTACTCCCACGACGAAAAACTAGTTACCGTTTGCAGCATCATTACTCTGTAACGGGTGGATTTTGTCACACTGTCTCACAACAACAGCCATGTGGCTATGTCCTTTCTGGAACTcgtttaatatatcatataacGGTAACGTTTCTGGAACTCTGGAGCAAACAAGCAATCAAAAGCATATTCAACAAGTCTTCAATCGTTTATATTTGgtaatcaaaatctaaatgGTAAAGTTACCTTGGGATTCTTCGTATAGTCACATTTTTTACTTGTATTTCTTCATCTGGATTGATAGTCAATAAGTTCTTCACCTAGAGATAAATTTGGGAGCCGTTGAATGCAGATACAGGAGGACAATAATGAAAATACagaagagttttgttttaccCATCATGAGATAGAAACTTACCAAAACAAGTCCAATTATGTTGGTACGTTGCTCATAGTATACTGGGACTCTGCTATGACCTTTATCaagaatcaaattcatcaaatcCCTGGcgaaggaaaaagaaactaaGTTTTGTATGATTTAGAGGATTAAGGAATGTGCGAAGAGGGTTGAACAAACCAAGACCTGTCTAGTTTGGCATTGATATCAATCACAAAAGTGTCAGAAATTGGTGTCATTGCATCTTTAGCCATTTTCTCAGATAGTTCAAGAGCTCCAGCAATGATTGTTGTTTCATCATGTGTCAATTCTCCACCTTTACCAGCCTGAAAGAATTGGCATGCTACGTTATTCGgctaacaacaaaacataaaaagacaTTGGAGATTATTgtacaaaactcaaaatttgaGATATCAGAGAATTCGAAGACATGCCTCATTTCCATGCAAATCCACAAGTGTTTTCAGCTCAGCTCTTCGGAAAAGAGCTACACGACCATGACCAAGTAGAAAGTCTAGCAGCTGGAAATATATACAGCAGCAAAGATTGTATCAGGACAAAGAATCTATGTGCAGGCACTCGCTCTCGGACCCTCCCGCACAACTAATAAGCGCTATCAAGTGTGCATATAATCACCTTACTAATCGGCCATGCAACTGGTAAGCAGATCCAAACTAGAACACGAACAAATGGAGCCACTGTTGCACCAATAGCTAAACCATGACGAGAACAGACTGACTGAGGTATGATCTGCAGAACGAAATCAACCATCAATTGTCTTCATCACACACTATTACATTACAGACACATGAACTTTGACTTATTGGCATCAAATACACAGagaagtaaaaaaatcaaatctcacCTCACCAAAGAGAAGAATTAGCGTCACTGAAATCAAAATGGCACCCCAAGCCGTCACAAGAGCATCAAGAAATATAGGAAGCGCCTGAAATACAAAAGTCATTATTATTACTAAGAGTCtaagataaaaataacattcaaGAACCAAATAAGTTCAAGTCCTAATACTATATACCTCCATAGCAGCTGCATTACATATCAGTAAAgtacaaagcaaaagatgcTGATTTTTCACAACTGGTAAAATCTTTGCTGCATCAAAGCCAAAACCCACTTGTGAACCATCAAAGAGAAGCACTAAACCCAAACTAACACATGCTAAAGATTCTGATTCCTTTAAGATTccaaaaataaagcaaaaacaacaatcaaaatctcttGAGAATCATAAGTACCAGCATGGATACGATCTCTGGGAGTACCGGATTTAGCAAGAACCTCAAGATCAACGAGACTCATAGACATAAGACCCAAAGTAAGACCAGACATTAGTCCAGCGAACAAGACTAGTAACACTATCACAGCGATGTGTATGAAGAAGCTGGTCCCGCAGCATTCATATTCCACCGCCATAGTTATAAGAAACCTAGAAATCGAAACTCTAATCTTACGTCAGAGCTTCGACATCTACGAGAATCAAAACCACGTACGGACAAAATCCACCGTTTCGAAACTTAGAAAGACAGTGAAAATCAAATCAGATTGcacaaaattttttttgaggaAGATTGTGTTTTGTGTGAGTGTGACACGAGAGATACGAAAATCAAAATGGAGAGTGATTTTTAGTGTGAGTGGAGAGACGAAaaggtgatgaagaagaagacattaaaacaaattttgctTGATGAAGCTGGAGGAGATGGTTTACGTGGCGAAAGACTGTAATGTCCACGGGATGTTATTGCAAACGTGTTTTCGGTGAAGGGTGTTTTCGTCATTTAGTTGATTTATCagtttgattattattagCAATGATTATTCGACTTTTTGGTAGTTAGagttttgatatttgggtTCGAGTATTAATGGTATAATGTGGAAAGGTTATGATGTGATTTTATGGGAATAATTGTTACCAAAAAGGTACGAGACCTATATGATGTTTAGAAATTATAAAACTGAGAATTTTAAGGGCTTGATTGGTTTATCCGCTAACAACTGTCTAGTAGTTGTTAGCGGTCGGTTGTGGTTGTTAGCGGTCAGTTGTGGTTGTTAACGGTTGGTACTAATCATAGAAACTGTTCCATATCGTTTCGAACCGTTCGAAATCGCTGGATTTCAAAAGCTCTTTCCCGCAAGCGTTTGCGGTTGTGGGCGGTTACGGTTAatttaaaaaaggaaagaaactaaaaaagaaaaataatcaaattaaattatatatattatcaagtcttatatatattcacattaattctaaaaaaaataattatctaactttaaattttcaatattaataattatttttgttttcaacgtaaaatttatttgaataattatttatagttttaaatcattaattatgtttaaaaatttatactttttcataattctagtttttggtgtttaaattttttttttaaatcatatattaattttttttggtaaattttggtttaaccGCTATCGTACCCGCTGATCAACCAGTCGTAAATCTTCTGCAAACGCACATGTTTTCAACCGCTAAACCAATCGGTCAAAACGCTAAATAACGCTTGAAACCGCAATTGCCCATTTCCGCAAACTCCCACAACCGCTGCGTTTAAACGAGTCAAGCCCTTAATGTTTCTGTGGCAATTTCTTTGTTGGTTGGTACACGCATGTCAATTAATTGGACTAATCCAATACGGCCGGACTTGCAGGTTCAACATGATTCACTCCGTACcggttttttttcttaaacacaAATGAAAAGCGAAACCATTTGCATCTGTGATAATGAGATTGTAACTTTGTAAGACACATTCAAGAACCTATTTTCTGCAACTAAGGAATAAAAAGCAAATCACTTGGACACTAAACACACTCTTCAATCGTAGGCAGAACAGACTTTCATAGGCCTCTTAGCAGAGCACAAAATAAGCTAACCATCAGAGTGTTATAAGTGAAATGATGCCTATTGTATTAATGTCAAAACACACTGAATCatacaacaaaaccaaataaccCACAATCACTAGAGATTCACCACATTAAGCCTTCTCACAAGTCAATTCATCAAAGTAGTAGTAATAGTAAGAGCATAGAGGCCCGATTCAGTTAATTATTGGACATATTTCTCAatagtttgaaaaaaaatatatataaacagaatttaaattttttgggttttttctaatttgtttcaATACAAATTAGCCTAAATACtgaagaaaaatgtcaaaattaTATTGGACCCTATTCAAAGTTCCAATTGCACAGCCCAATAATCGGGCCTGAGCgcacaaacaaaatcataaaaaagaaGGACTGTACTAAGAACATCATCAGCCCACTCAATCTTTCCCCAAATCTCTTGAGTACTTCGTCTTTCAAGCGCAATCACAACACactaaatcattttgtttctacATGAAGGAACGCACTTATCCCACAAAAGAGTCATCTTTCCACTATAATCTACCAATCTAACACAACCATCATCGTCAAACACTGGCAGACCTTCCTAACCCTTCAAAGATTCCCAGTATCTTGTTTTAGAGTTGAAGCATTGGATTTTTGGTAAATCAATACAACGATATAACACATTTTGTATACCATAGCAAGAAAGTAAGTTCCATCATGTTTCCAAATAATGCAGCATTCCTATAGCTTTCCATCTATCTTCTTTTGCCTTGTAAGCCACGCGATTTTGCACAACCACATACTTTTGTCCTTTAATCACTATCCTCTTCGAGATCAGAGTTTTGTATTTCTCTTCAAAAGGGTACAACATATGCTCCCAAGTTTGGAGTTTTGGATCCGAAACGTTAGCCTAATTGGTGGAATTGAAGAGTCTGAAACATCTTGCTACAAATATTTCTCCATGACTAATATTGGCAGATGGGTAATATTGCTTTACCCACACATTAGGAGCTTCACGCCACGTGTTAGATCGGTAGTCTGATTCACCGTCCGGATCGgatttaaaaacattagttttaaatttgtcGGATATTAATACTAAACTCAAACTAAAAATGGATCACGGGTTAACCGGTCAGACCGAACGATCTGGATCGAGCATGAAAACACTGGTCTATTGGAAAgctagtgttttttttattcaaaacatttttaaaaattgaggacttctttttgacattttccggaaatatataataaaattaaatcagtTAATCAAATAACTCAAGTagccaaaatccaaaatctccGCCATGGCTGAGAGCTTCTGAGAGAGACACAGCCATGGCTACAACTTCACACAACAAACCCTCACTCTTCCCTCTACTCTCccttctctgtttcatctccattttcctcctcctctctctaTCCAAACGCGCTTCCCTCTCCTCTCCCAAAACTCACCGCTCCGCCACCGTCTTCCCTCCAAAACCCGACGGTTCCCTCTCACCTCTCTCCGCCACTTGCGACTTCTCCGAAGGCTCCTGGATCTACGACCCCAACCCCAGATCCACCAGGTACACCAGTAGTTGTAAAGAAATCTTCAAAGGATGGAATTGTATTCgtaacaacaaaaccaatggTTTCGAGATATCTAATTGGCGATGGAAACCTAAACACTGTGATCTTCCTTCGTTTGATCCACTCAAATTTCTTCAGTCTCATCGCAATACCAACATCGGTACGCCTTTAGCTCTCAAAATCATTGCCTCCTTGAAGCAATTACTAGTTCTTGTTGTTTAGAATTAGATGTGATATTCATGGAGTGTGATTTTGTTGATAGGTGTTAGTTTTGTACATCTTAAGAGTTTTGTTGAACAGTGCAGGATTTGTGGGTGATTCATTGAATAGGAACATGTTTGTATCTTTATTCTGTATGTTAAAGAGTGTGACGGGTGAATTGAAGAAGTGGCGACCTGCCGGTGCAGATCGCGGATTCACGTTTTCGCAGTATAATTTGACTATCGCGTATCATCGAACAAATCTATTGGCTCGTTATGGTAGGTAAGCTGAGTTCTCTTTGGTGTTCTTGTATCAGAGATTCGTATTTGTAGTTGCTTCTCTGGCTTTTATATCTTGCTCCTCGTTTGATCTTTAAATAGTATTCTCCATCAGTAAGTTTCTTGTTAGCATGCttatttgtcattttctcAACTGTGTGGTTATGCATAGTGTAGGAATAGCATGgttttatatggttttaagACGTTTTCTCTTGCTGACGGTTTAGATGGTCAGCCAATGCTAAGGGTGGTGAGTTAGAATCTCTTGGATTTAAAGAGGGCTATAGAGTTGATGTTGATATTCCAGACAGCTCGTGGGCGAAGGCTTCGAGTTTCCATGACATTCTCATTTTGAACACTGGGCATTGGTAAAGTacacttttcattttcttggcTGATGTAGATGAAACTACTTTGAATTGTTAAGTACTTCATCATCTAATTTAGCCCAACATTGAATCGATGCCACATGACCATAGTCACTAAATTCGTCTACTTCTGGTTCATGCTTCCTGTATTTAGATAGTAATGTCTAGTGGAAACTGGGAAATTCTCAAGTTTGAGCTACTTTCTGTTCCAGTTGATCTACTACTCTAAGTGAATGcagatataaatatatgaatctGTCACGCTTCACGTAATGAAAATCCTTCAACTTGCCAAAATATATGCAGTATATCTCTCTTCACATACTGGCGattcaagattttaaaagcttgaATCTTAATGTTGAGCATTGCATTCAATTTCCTGAGGGAATGATAGTCTTGTTACATATCAGTTAAATGATACCTTGGTTTGTCATCTTTCAGTTAAACAGAAATTTGTTGTGTGGACTTGTTATGTTGCTAACCTTTTgttgtctttctctttgtaaGGTGGTGGGCGCCATCAAAATTTGACCCTGTAAAATCTCCTATGCTTTTCTTTGAAGGCGGTCGGCCAATACTTCCACCTATACCTCCTGCTACTGGCCTAGACCGGGTTCTAAACAATATGGTATGCGGTCtggatttctctgttttcctgTGTTACTATAACGCaacttgagatatttgatactGCCATTGACTACTAGATAATCTGTTTTCAAAATGAACATGGGCTATGACATTTTTGGGCAAGTATTGCATGACTTTACAGCGTTTTGTATTGAAGAATCAGTTTTTGAGCAAACACCAAACTGTGCGATATGATAAAGTAATGGTAGTGAAATATTCTGATCCTTATACGACGTTCCGCCATTGTAACAGGTAAATTTTGTGGAGAAAACAAAGCGACCTGGAGGGATCATATTCTTCCGGACACAATCACCTAGGCACTTTGAAGGAGGTGACTGGGACCAAGGTGGTACTTGTCAACGACTGCAACCTTTGTTACCTGGAAAAGTAAGTCAGTTTCTATCAGTTTAGTCGTTGATTAAATAGTTAATCTGCGTTATAAAGCATGTGGAATGTCATACTCATGCCAAGTCACTCATGAAAAGCTACATGAAATCATTAGTTTGGTCTGGCCAGTATGGATACGACGAAGTTCGAACCAGGGATCAAATAAGATAATGGGACTGGCTAGATATTGGGTAGAGGAGCTGAGAGATTTTGGAACTTAAGCTTTAGTCTAGTAAATTGTTAGGAGACGCTTATAATCAGCCTCATATTTTAATGGTAGGTTGAGGAATTTTTCTCAGTGGGGAACAACGGAACAAATGTAGAGGTTCGTCTCGTGAATCAACACCTCTATAACTCCCTCAAGAGTAGAAGCGCCTTCCACGTTTTGGACATAACTCGAATGAGCGAGTACAGAGCCGACGCTCATCCGGCAGCAGCTGGTGGAAAGAATCACGATGACTGCATGCATTGGTGCCTCCCGGGCCTTACCGACACTTGGAATGATTTATTCGTTGCAACTCTTCATACGATCAAAGCTTTGTAACCTGAAGAATCACACCCGTCTTTAGAATGGTTACTCTTGGGTCTAGCGTCATagtcattttatttctttttgtactcttgtaaattttgatGTTATCTTCtgcgatttttttttgtttagttattttttggCCTACAGTATTCAAAAgtgtttttaatattacatgcacttttcattttattttttttggtcaaacactTTTCGTATCTGTTTGATATTTCTTctaaaaaattgaatcatcTCATCAAGTATACACTAAAAAatacttgaatttttttcatgaTGTATAAAGATTTCAGAAATATGAATACAAATTACTCGATCAaattcatacaaaataaaaaaacaattactagATCAAATCGAAATAATGTTatagaagaaatataaatcatattttatatctaGACAAGTAGACATAGTAAAATAACATAATGATAAACTcatagattaaaattttggttttaactaTGGATCGGAATTCtattcaatatatattggTAATATGATTGTATTTGTTATACAAAAGTGTTGGAATTGTGAATCCTAAGATTAAATCCTGCAACAAGGAAAGCTtcatgagaagaagagaagaatagagaagaagcttcaagagTGAAGAAGGagcaaaaggaagaagaagatgtcgtGACAAGAAGGTCAACGACACATGAAgaggaaagaacaaaatcaactaaaaagagttggtttgttttgttaagttgTGTTTTGTAATAATGGGCCAAACGGATTATTAGGACCCAACTAGGTAATTATGTTGTCTCTTAGACTCAAGGTTGATGTTAAGTGTCTAAAAGGAGCAAAACATGGAGTTAGAGTCCCAAGTGTAGTAGAGTAGCTGATGTGATTTCTAGGTCTAGGGGTATGGTCTAATGCACTAATAATTAAGTGCAAGTGTGTATTGTATGTGGTATAAGTATGTGTGTTGTAAGAGCTAAAAGATTATCCAAGATATTAACAATGTagaagattaaaagaaaaatgatttttgcTTTACTCTAAGACAATGAAACCATAAACGAGTTtgagtgaaagagagaaactgagattcacaacaaaaagtcttaattttgtttaggtttaataaaatgtcattaaataataatagacTAACATGATATGTCAACAAATATACAACAATAAGAATGTTATACTATTCTTTTTGAGATAGAATGTTATTAAGGAAAGTGTATTTAGTCTAGTGATTAACGGTCCACCTTGGCAAACCCTACCGGAGTTCGATTCCACTAGGTTGTGGTTATCCCGCGTTAGTAGGAATTAGGTTATAGTTAATGGCTTATTGTAGGACTGTACTTGTGCTTCGTCTAAttaaaagttacaaaataattttttagcTTAAATGTTAAAGCTGCGAAAACGATTAAGACAATAAGATTATATTATGagttaatttaattttatatcttAACGATgaccaaatcacaaaaaaataaaactatattgattaaaactataaaagaaataagattaTTCTTTGACAATGCTTCACACCGTTCTAGTTAAACTAACACAAATATACTACTTCAATTTCACAACAATTAATTACAATAGTATATTGGATATCAAAGCctcaaaacacaataaatcATACTACTAGTCTTGCCAAGTTTTGAGAAACACTAAGTAGTAGAATAAtttctttcagttttattAATCAGTCCACTAtgcttatttatataaaaaatataatttgtctaacaagtttttttacatttatgaTACGAGtaaatttacctttttaagaataagaaaatatatacaattgttAACTTTCCTAAtaccaataaaaatatatatttcacatCGATCTCATGCAACTCTGTTAGATATGGTATCTTTGCTGATCCTCCAAATTAATATGCAAGGTCTAGCTCATGTTTTCTAGTATGTGCTGTTTAGGTTCAAAATAATATCCTGGAGGAAATGAGGTTGGTAATTAGAatactattttaaaagttatgtTATTAAATATCTCTAAATCACATGACATTGGACATGTTGGTTTAAGTTTGAAGATAACTTGATTTATAagttattaattaaaagagaGATAATGTGTGAATCTTTACGAGTTATCTAAAGGTTCTCTGTTTAGGAGTTATCTAAACATATTCCTAATGTGATTAGTATTAGTCTTATGAATCTCTATATGTTTAGGAGTTGCCAAGGTGTGGTATATCTTTAAGAGTTTTGGGAGAGATAAATTAAGGAGCTTtagttttgagttattttctAAAGTTAATAAGAGAAGATCTTTTATATTTCCTAGATCTTATATTTAAACTCTAGAGGCCCTATAagattattttcaattttcttctttagttcAAGGATTTAATCCATATACATGGTAGTTATGTATATACAAAACCTGAATTAGACTATTTAGtctttttaatgtaatttgtCGTGGATCAATTTGAAGATGCTTTGAAAATGTTAGCTGAAATGTTTAGTAGTAACTTGTCATGAATTTTGAACTGATTCAAAAGGAGCTTATAACCATTGATTCAGGTATTTTAACTCTTCCAATGAACTTATGCTATAAgttcatttattttaattcattCTATTAGTTATCATTTGTTTTCAGAATTCGAATTACACAAGTACAAATGTTTAGTTTGCCATGATCAACTTTTTTGCCATAGAGCTTCAAAACCCACCTTCTTCATAGATTTACATGGGGAAACAAGGATTCATTCAGGTATCGAGAAGCTATTTCAATGATTATTACATAGCCTTAAACATGGAGCTTGTAATAATTTCGCATGATGctaatgttatttaatttcatatttatttttgtattcacTTTTACTCGAGTTTACATATCCTAACTTTTTCTCACggcttaattttttttccagacAATATAGATGACATTGGGAAACTCATCAATTAGCTCATGCACATTATTCACCATAACATCATGTCATCATCTCCATTTGATCCGTATATACCCGTTGTCGTTCATCATCTTTGTGGCTACATCATTTTTGCAGTTGATAGATAACCACTAAAAAATTCTGGGAAAAAAGTTGAATTTGAACGAACCCATCTGCTGCAGTCTCCTTTTCTAAACTTACAGGTACTACAGCAATTGGATGTTTGATTGCAATAACTGCCTTGGCTTTTGATATAATTCTTCGAGGAACGCCTTATCTTGTTCTTTACTTCAACCAAGGAGCTCAACCGGGTTTGGTAGGTTATAGTGATAGCAGCCATAACGTGGATGTGGATGATGGTATGAGTATAGGCggtcatgttttgtttttatcataaTGTGATATAACTATTCCCGAGCACCACCCGGAACTAGAACCAGCGGACTAGCTTGTAGTCGAGGAACTACTTGTAGCCGAGGAGCAGCGTGTAGCGGAGGAAGCTTTGGAGGAAGCTTTAGCTGAACCAAGAAGACAAATGACTCGCTCGAAGACCAAACTTCTCAACCAAGCTATTTCGGACTACCCAAACACTTGGACAATAACCACGATGGTTGCGATATCTTTCCAAGACGATTGGTAATGGGCTAAGTGTTGCTTTGGGTGCTCTTTTTGCCTGCTAAAGTTTTGTCCCATTGGGTTTTCCTTAGTAGGTTTTTAACGAGGCCTAAATAACACTTTCAAAACCCCCATTATCAATCCGGCCCAAGCCCAATAAGAGGAGCAAAAATTTGGAAGGCCAAGAGTCTATTTTGTGTTCAAACTTTCATTTATGATTTCTCCTTTTCCGAGTTATCTTGGAGTTTGTTCCAAGACTAACTATTccccttttcttcttctctatttaaaCTCTTGTATTTCCTCTTTGTAAACTCATCAATCTTTTTATTCTCAAACTCTTTTAAGCTAGATCAAAGGTAAATCAAAGAACTTTTCGCAACCTTTGTGTGACCCATCGCTCCACCGGTAAATCAAAGGCTATCCGCAACCTTTGTGCGACATTCGCTCAACATCCTTTGGTTTGAGTGATCTCACGATCGCTTAGATGCAAAGCCTATCTCCTACTCAACCTCAAGAGTGTCGATCTTAGGGAAGTCATATTACAATGAGTGTCCGATCACTTGGTGTTCTTAGAAGCAACAAATTGTGGCGCTTTCTTCATGTGAAGTTGAGTTCAGGCAGCCACTGAAGCGGCTAAGCAAGCCATTTGGCTCCAACACCTGTTTGCTGAAGTCATGGGAACAACATGTGAGAAGGTGATGATACGAGTTGATGATAAATCCGCAATCGCACTAACTAAAAATCCGTTGTTCCATGGGAGAAGCAAACACATTCATCGGAGGTACCATTTCATACGAGAATGTGTAGAGAATGGTCAAGTTGAGGTAGAACATGTTCCCAGAATTGAACAAAAGGCTGATATCCTAACGAATGCGCTTGGAAGAGTCAAGTTCGGAGAAATGAGGGATCTCATTGGAGTTCAAGATGTGCCAAAGGAAGATTTCAAGCTTAAGGGGGAGGATGTTGGTTTAAACTTGAAGATAACTTGAGTGATAagttattaattaaaagagaGATAATGTGGGAATCATTAGGAGTTCTCTAAAGGTTATATGTTTAGGAGTTATCTAAACATATTCCTAATGTGATTAGGATTAGTCTTAGGATTAGTCTTAGGTGTGGTATACCTTTAAGAATTTTAAGAGAGAGATTGGGGatctttggttttgagttattttctAAAGTTAATAAGAGAAGTGCTTTTATATTTCCTTGATCTTATATTCAAACTCTAGAGAGCCTATAagattattttcaattttcatttttagttcAAGGATTTAATCCATAGATATGGTAGTTATGTATATGCAGAACCTGAATTAGACTatttagtctttttttaatgtgaTTTGTCGTGGCTCAATTTGAAAATGCTTTGAAAATGTTAGCTGAAATGTTTAGTGATATCTTGTCATGGACTTTGATCTGATTCAAAAGGAGCTTATAACCATTGATTCATGTATTTTAACTCTTA
It encodes the following:
- a CDS encoding CBS domain protein (DUF21) → MAVEYECCGTSFFIHIAVIVLLVLFAGLMSGLTLGLMSMSLVDLEVLAKSGTPRDRIHAAKILPVVKNQHLLLCTLLICNAAAMEALPIFLDALVTAWGAILISVTLILLFGEIIPQSVCSRHGLAIGATVAPFVRVLVWICLPVAWPISKLLDFLLGHGRVALFRRAELKTLVDLHGNEAGKGGELTHDETTIIAGALELSEKMAKDAMTPISDTFVIDINAKLDRDLMNLILDKGHSRVPVYYEQRTNIIGLVLVKNLLTINPDEEIQVKNVTIRRIPRVPETLPLYDILNEFQKGHSHMAVVVRQCDKIHPLQKTVNEVRVDVDYERSPQETKLKRRRSLQKWKSFPNRANSLGSRSKRWSKDNDADILQLNEHPLPKLDEEEDAVGIITMEDVIEELLQEEIFDETDHHFEDL
- a CDS encoding CBS domain protein (DUF21), which translates into the protein MLALPIFLDALVTAWGAILISVTLILLFGEIIPQSVCSRHGLAIGATVAPFVRVLVWICLPVAWPISKLLDFLLGHGRVALFRRAELKTLVDLHGNEAGKGGELTHDETTIIAGALELSEKMAKDAMTPISDTFVIDINAKLDRDLMNLILDKGHSRVPVYYEQRTNIIGLVLVKNLLTINPDEEIQVKNVTIRRIPRVPETLPLYDILNEFQKGHSHMAVVVRQCDKIHPLQSNDAANETVNEVRVDVDYERSPQETKLKRRRSLQKWKSFPNRANSLGSRSKRWSKDNDADILQLNEHPLPKLDEEEDAVGIITMEDVIEELLQEEIFDETDHHFEDL
- a CDS encoding CBS domain protein (DUF21) is translated as MAVEYECCGTSFFIHIAVIVLLVLFAGLMSGLTLGLMSMSLVDLEVLAKSGTPRDRIHAAKILPVVKNQHLLLCTLLICNAAAMEALPIFLDALVTAWGAILISVTLILLFGEIIPQSVCSRHGLAIGATVAPFVRVLVWICLPVAWPISKLLDFLLGHGRVALFRRAELKTLVDLHGNEAGKGGELTHDETTIIAGALELSEKMAKDAMTPISDTFVIDINAKLDRDLMNLILDKGHSRVPVYYEQRTNIIGLVLVKNLLTINPDEEIQVKNVTIRRIPRVPETLPLYDILNEFQKGHSHMAVVVRQCDKIHPLQSNDAANETVNEVRVDVDYERSPQETKLKRRRSLQKWKSFPNRANSLGSRSKRWSKDNDADILQLNEHPLPKLDEEEDAVGIITMEDVIEELLQEEIFDETDHHFEDL
- the TBL13 gene encoding TRICHOME BIREFRINGENCE-LIKE 13 (TRICHOME BIREFRINGENCE-LIKE 13 (TBL13); INVOLVED IN: biological_process unknown; LOCATED IN: endomembrane system; EXPRESSED IN: 21 plant structures; EXPRESSED DURING: 13 growth stages; CONTAINS InterPro DOMAIN/s: Protein of unknown function DUF231, plant (InterPro:IPR004253); BEST Arabidopsis thaliana protein match is: Plant protein of unknown function (DUF828) (TAIR:AT5G64470.2); Has 1334 Blast hits to 1311 proteins in 30 species: Archae - 0; Bacteria - 0; Metazoa - 0; Fungi - 4; Plants - 1330; Viruses - 0; Other Eukaryotes - 0 (source: NCBI BLink).), which codes for MATTSHNKPSLFPLLSLLCFISIFLLLSLSKRASLSSPKTHRSATVFPPKPDGSLSPLSATCDFSEGSWIYDPNPRSTRYTSSCKEIFKGWNCIRNNKTNGFEISNWRWKPKHCDLPSFDPLKFLQSHRNTNIGFVGDSLNRNMFVSLFCMLKSVTGELKKWRPAGADRGFTFSQYNLTIAYHRTNLLARYGRWSANAKGGELESLGFKEGYRVDVDIPDSSWAKASSFHDILILNTGHWWWAPSKFDPVKSPMLFFEGGRPILPPIPPATGLDRVLNNMVNFVEKTKRPGGIIFFRTQSPRHFEGGDWDQGGTCQRLQPLLPGKVEEFFSVGNNGTNVEVRLVNQHLYNSLKSRSAFHVLDITRMSEYRADAHPAAAGGKNHDDCMHWCLPGLTDTWNDLFVATLHTIKAL